The Rhizobiaceae bacterium genome contains the following window.
AACCTCGGCATTGGCCGCAAGCTGGTCGCCATTGCGCAGAAGGCGGCTGCGGACAAGGGCCACAAGGTCGTCGTGCTGGTGGGCGACGAGCCCTATTACGGCCCGCTCGGTTTTGCCATGATCCCGCCCGGGCAGATCATCATGCCCCGCCCCGTCGATCCGCGCCGCTTCCTCGCCCATGAGATCGAGCCGGGCGCGCTTGCCGGGCTGCGCGGCCAGATGAAGCACATCGACCTCGCCTGACCGCAGGCATTCCCGTTGCATGGCAGGCCCGCGCGTCTTACAGACAGGGCAAACCAATGGGGGAGAGCCGCATGAACGCGGAAGGTCAAATCGCAATCGTAACAGGTGGTGGCTCCGGCCTCGGCGAAGCAAGTGCGCGGGCGCTTGCCGCCAGGGGCGCGAAAGTCGCCGTTGTCGATCTCGGGCTTGAACGCGCCGAACAGGTTGCCGCCAGCATCGGCGGGCTCGCCGTCAAATGCGACGTTTCCGACGCGGCAAGCGCGGAATCAGCCTTTGCGCAGATCGCGGAAAAGCTCGGCACGGCGCGTATTCTCGTCAATTGCGCCGGCATCGCCATCGGCGTGAAAACCGTCGGCAAGGACGGGCCGCACCCGCTGGACGCCTTTCGCAAGGTCATCGAGGTGAACCTGATCGGCACCTTCAACATGATCCGCCTTTTCGCCGACCGCGCCTCCCGGCTCGACCCGCTGGACGGCGGCGAGCGCGGCGTGATCGTCAACACGGCTTCGGTCGCGGCCTATGATGGCCAGATCGGGCAGGCCGCCTATTCGGCGTCCAAGGGTGGCGTCGTGGGCATGACCCTGCCGGTCGCGCGCGACCTCGCACGATCTGGGATCCGGGTCGCGACCATTGCGCCCGGCATCTTCAAGACCCCGATGATGGCGGGCATGCCGCAGGAGGTGCAGGATTCGCTCGGCGCCGCCGTGCCCTTCCCGCCGCGCCTTGGCGAACCGGCGGAATATGCGGCGCTGGCGCTGCATATCGTTGAAAATCAGATGCTCAACGGCGAGACCATCCGGCTTGATGGAGCGATCCGCATGGCGCCCAGATGAGCGAGGCGAAAAAGGACGTCATCCGCCCGACAGACGCCGAGGCGGTTGCGCTCGGCAAGCAGTTGCTGCGCACGGCCCAGTTTGGCGCACTGGCCGTGCTCGACAAGGACGACGGTTCGCCATTCGTCAGCCGCGCGGGCGTGGCCACCCTGCTGGACGGGACGCCGATCATTCTCGTTTCGCTGCTTTCGCAGCACACGCAGGCGCTGCTGGCCGATCCGCGCTGCTCACTTCTGCTCGGCGAACCCGGCAAGGGCGATCCGCTCGCCTATCCGCGCATTTCGCTGACCTGCCGCGCCAAACGCATCGAGCGTGACGGCCCGGCCTACCAATCCGCGCGCCGCCGGTACCTGAACCGCCACCCCAAGGCGAAGCTCTATGTCGACCTCGGCGATTTCAATTTCTTCGCCCTGCCCATCGAACGCGCCAGCCTCAATGGAGGCTTCGGAAAGGCCTATCGCCTGACCGACAGCGACCTGCTGACAGCCGGACCGAACGAGGAACTCGATCATCTGGAGCAATCTGCGCTCGATCACATGAACAGCGACCATGTGGACGCGGTCGAGCGCTATGCGCGGGCTGCCGGGGCAAAAGACGGGCGCTGGCGGCTGGTCGGCATCGATGCCGAAGGCGTCGATCTCGCATCCGAGACGCGCTTCAAGCGGCTCCCCTACCCGCAACCTATGCAAAATTGCGGTGACCTTCGCGGAATCCTCGCGAAACTCGCACGTATTGGGGTTGCTAATGATACTGACTGCTAATACTCCTATTGTTGCATGCTGGGGGCCGACGGTTCCGTATTGCCGTTGGACGGTTGCGTGATAGTATTAGCATGTGTGAGGAGTAACATCCCGACGGAGAACTAGGATTGGCAGGGCTGTGCGGACGGCCCTTGCAAAGCTAATTGGCGGATTAGAATGCTTAACAAACAGAAAGCGGATGTAACCGGTGATGCTGCAAAGCTGCT
Protein-coding sequences here:
- a CDS encoding 3-hydroxyacyl-CoA dehydrogenase, whose translation is MNAEGQIAIVTGGGSGLGEASARALAARGAKVAVVDLGLERAEQVAASIGGLAVKCDVSDAASAESAFAQIAEKLGTARILVNCAGIAIGVKTVGKDGPHPLDAFRKVIEVNLIGTFNMIRLFADRASRLDPLDGGERGVIVNTASVAAYDGQIGQAAYSASKGGVVGMTLPVARDLARSGIRVATIAPGIFKTPMMAGMPQEVQDSLGAAVPFPPRLGEPAEYAALALHIVENQMLNGETIRLDGAIRMAPR
- a CDS encoding HugZ family protein, with the translated sequence MSEAKKDVIRPTDAEAVALGKQLLRTAQFGALAVLDKDDGSPFVSRAGVATLLDGTPIILVSLLSQHTQALLADPRCSLLLGEPGKGDPLAYPRISLTCRAKRIERDGPAYQSARRRYLNRHPKAKLYVDLGDFNFFALPIERASLNGGFGKAYRLTDSDLLTAGPNEELDHLEQSALDHMNSDHVDAVERYARAAGAKDGRWRLVGIDAEGVDLASETRFKRLPYPQPMQNCGDLRGILAKLARIGVANDTDC